A segment of the Odoribacter splanchnicus DSM 20712 genome:
AGAATGTTTCGAACAAATAAAAAAACTGCTCACCTTTATCCCCTGGAACAATCAACGTAAAGCGAAAGCCTTTCCGTCAAAAGCTCCGAAAGCAGAATACAATATCGAAAAAATCCTTCCTGCAGATCCTACCCAGCCTTATGATGTAAGAGATATTATCAAAGCCGTTGCCGACGATTCCGATTTCTTCGAGGTACAACAGGACTTTGCACAGAATATCGTTGTCGGATTCGGTCGGGTAGATGGAGAAACGATCGGTTTCGTAGCCAATCAACCCTTGGTATTAGCCGGTGTATTGGATTGCGACTCTGCCGATAAAGCAGGCCGGTTTATCCGTTTCTGCGACGCATTCAATATTCCGATCGTGACCTTCGAAGACATGCCGGGATATCTACCGGGCGTTGAACAGGAACATATGGGTGTGATCCGCCACGGAGCAAAAGTATTGTATGCTTATAGTGAAGCTACCGTACCTAAAGTGACGGTAATCCTGCGTAAAGCTTACGGTGGTGGATACATCGCCATGAACTCACGCCACCTGAAAGCCGACTTTATGTTTGCCTGGCCGACAGCCGAAATCGCCGTAATGGGACCGGAAGGGGCTGCTAACATTATTTTCCGTAAAGAAATAAAAGAATCTGCTAATCCGGAAGAAACACGGAAGCAGAAAGTTGCCGAATATCGCGAGAAATTTGCTAATCCTTATGTAGCAGCTTCCAAAGGATATATCGACTCGGTGATCGAACCGTCGGAAACACGCCTGTTATTGAAACATTCTATCGAAGTCTCCGGTAATAAAACCGTTATGACACCTGCTAAGAAACACGGAATTCCTCCGTTCTAACAGTGTTCAGAGTTTATAAAGTCCAGGAATTCCCGGACTTTTAAACTGAAAGACTTAAAAGTTTCAGAACCACTAAAAAGGAGGTAAAATGACTGTTAAATATGAAAAATTCCTGCTGAATGGCGTAGAATATAAAACTCAGCTTACCCAGAAATGGGTAAACCGAAAAAAATGGGAAGAACCGAATCCCTATCTGCTGACTTCACACATTCCGGGAACCATTATGCAAATCGAAGTGAAAGAGGGCCAGGAAGTCCAGGAAGGAGATGTTCTTCTGATTCTTCAGGCTATGAAGATGAATAACAAACTGGCTGCACCATTTTCGGGTAAAATCAAAAAAATATATGTCAACTCAGGAGATAAAATTCCGAAGGGGACATTGATGATCGAAATGGAAGAAAATGAAGCTGTCTGAATACAGCTGATCTGTTATGCTGATGTGCTAATATGTAAATGTGCCGACCACAGGAGCGTATTAACATATCAGCATTTGTATTTATAATAATGGCAGGTATAATGAATTGGTAAAGTTGATAAAGTCCAAAGACTTTATCAACCAATTTAATTCTGCAATTTATGTCGTTACAAAGATTTCAAAGGTTACAAGGATCTTAGACGTGAATCCTGACCATTATAACCGTTGTAACTTTTGTAACTGTTGTAAGTGAAAAGGTATGAGTTTTTTTGTCGCTAAAAATATTATTAAAAATTATGCCAATCACCGGGCTTTGGACGATGTATCTATCGAAATCCCGGAAGGAGCTATTTATGGATTGTTAGGCCCCAACGGAGCCGGAAAGACTTCTCTGATCCGAATTATAAACCAGATTACAGGACCGGATTCGGGTGAACTTTATTTTAAAGACCATAAACTGGAACCTGCCGACATGAACCGCATCGGTTATCTGCCTGAAGAAAGAGGCCTCTATAAAAAGATGAAAGTCGGTGAACAGGCCGTTTATCTGGCTCGTCTGAAAGGAGTGAGTCGTCATGACGCGATTCAACAATTGAAAGCCTGGTTCGAGAAATTCGGAATCGAGGCCTGGTGGGATCGGAAAGTAGAAGAATTATCCAAAGGAATGGCCCAAAAGGTGCAATTCATCACCACCGTCCTGCACGAACCGGAAATGCTGATTTTTGATGAACCGTTCAGCGGATTCGACCCCATCAATGTCGAACTCCTGAAAAAAGAAATACTGGAACTGCGCAAAAAAGGAACGACCATTATTTTTTCCACCCACAATATGGCTTCCGTCGAGGAAATCTGTAGCCATATTGCCTTGATTAACAAATCAAAAAAAATTATCGAAGGCCCGATCAATCAGATCCGGAATAAGTATGCCAACAATACTTACCGACTCATCTGTAAATATCAACCGGATTTTCATCCGCAAGAAGTGATCGGAGAAGAATATGAGCTGCTTTCCGAAAAGATAGAAGACGGACAACACGAACTGGTCCTGCAACGCCTCGCGGCTTGTCCTACCAATACTTTATTACGTCGTCTGCTCGACAAAACCGATATTATCTCTTATCAAAAGGTCATACCGGGAATGAACGATATCTTTATCAAATTAGTGAAAGGAGAAATGGTTAACGACATCAAACAGGAAGAATAATCCACTTCGTAAACCCCAAATCATAAATCTGAAATGAATAAAACGCTTATCATCATAGGACGCGAATTTACAACCAGAGTACGGAAAAGAAGTTTTCTGGTACTGACACTCGTCGTTCCCATTCTTTTAGCCGGTTTTTATGCTTTCCTGATGTGGATGCTTCTGAAAGACGACACACAGGACCGTAAAATTGCAGTGATCAATCAGTCAGTACTCGAGACACCATTCGAGCAAATCAACAACAATACATTCGAATATCTGAATACCCCGGTCGATGAATCGGGAGCTTCGGAATTTCTCCGGCAACATGACTATTACGCCCTGATTTCAATCCCGGAAAATATTATGGATCACCCGGAAATTCCGGTCTATTCTTTCTCTCAGGTTCCTATGGAATTGAAAAATGAAATCGCGGCCCAATTGCGCAAAAAAATTGAAGACATAAAAAGAGCAAAAGTCATTGCCGAATCACAAGTCCCCGATTTGGAAGAACAATTATCGGCCACACAAACACCTGTACTGGTGCGTACGTTAAAGATCACCGACTCGGGCGAAGCCAAAGAAAGCTCGTCGGAAGTCGCTTCGGCTATCGGATTGATCGGCGGCATGATTATCTACTTCTTTATATTCATGTATGCCTCTCAAGTCATGAAAGGAGTGATCGAAGAAAAAACAAACCGGATTATCGAGGTATTGGTCTCTTCTGTCAAACCGTTTCAATTTCTGTTAGGTAAAATCATCGGAGTAGCAGCTGTCGGCCTCGTACAATTCCTGATTTGGGTAGTATTCGGCCTTGTGCTGATCCTGGTCATGCAAACATTCTTCCTGCCGGGCATCGATCTGGAAGCACTGAGAAATGCCGGCAACCTGGCCGGCGGCCTGCCGGATATAGCCGGTACAGGGAATCTGAGCGCTGAAAAAATGCAAATCATCCAAAAGGTTGCGATGACCATCGACCCGATCTTTATCATTAAATTCCTGGCCTCTTTCTTATTCTATTTTATCGGAGGCTACCTGTTATATGCTTCTTTATTCGCCGCTATCGGTGCTGCCGTCGATAACGAAACCGATTCGCAACAATTCCTGACCCCTTTGTCGATTATCCTCGTCATCGGGTTATACATCGGTTTCGCCGCCATGAAAAGTCCCGAATCCCCGATGGTATTCTGGAGTTCGTTGATCCCGTTCACCTCACCGATCGTTATGCTGGTCCGTATCCCCTTCGGAGTACCGACCTGGGAAATCCTGACCTCTATGGCATTATTAATCGTCAGTTTTATCTTTTTTACCTGGCTATCCGGAAAAATTTACCGCATCGGTATTTTAATGTATGGCAAAAAAGTCACTTGGAAAGAACTTTACAAATGGCTGAAATATTAACCTCTCCCGGGATTCCGGGACGGACTTTTCGTCCCATTTTAAGCAAGCTCTCTTTTCACCTACTTCTAAAATAAAAGATAAGCAATGTTACAGCGGTTTCTATGGTTACTCCTTAACCACTGTAACCATTGCAACTAACAAAATACCGGGCAGTAAGTCTGATATAAAACCGGACAAAAGGTCCGTCCCGGAATCCCAAATTTTTCGACCGATAAGGATTTTCTGCGTTATATTAGTGAATCCACAAAATAAATTATGGAAACACTAGAAATACAAAAATTAATTCAACAAAGCAGACGGCAAGACAGCTATGCTTTCAGTCTCCTCGTAAGACAATATCAGGATTTTGTATTTCGCCTTGCTTTTAGACTCCTTTGTAATTATGAAGAAGCCCAGGACATCACACAAGAAACATTTATCCGGGTCTGGACTCATCTTCCCCAATTCAATTTGCAAGCAAAATTTACAACCTGGTTATATAAAATCACCGTCAATCTCTGTTACGATTCATTGCGTTCGTATAAAAAGCGCCCGATCGTACATGATTCGGAAATTGATTTTCTAAAAGCTTATCAACAACTTTCCGATGAAAATTTGGAGAACAAAGTGATGAATGAGGAGTTGATCCAGATCATCCTTTACCTCACTCAAGAATTGACGCCCAAGCAAAAATTGATCTTTACATTATGGGACCTGGAAGGGCTGGAGGCTGAGGAAGTGAAAGATATCAGCGGGCTCAGCAGTGCTAAAATAAAAAGTAATTTATATCTGGCACGGAAATACATACGGGAAAGAATCGAAAAATTAAACCTATAAATCCTATGGACAAGTACAATGCTATTCTGAATAAATTACAACACACTGCTCCGATAGTCACTGATCCCGAAGGATTGACCCAACGGATTATGAAGGAAATCGAGCAGCCTGTAATCCGTAGAAGATCTAAAATACGAATTATAATGACGGGTATAGCTGCTTCGGTATTATCGGTATGGATGATCGATGAAATAAATTACCGACCGGTCGTCTCACCGACAACAAAAACAGAGGAAATAAATCGTCCGCCCGATAATGCCGACCGTTCGTATATTCCGGCCGAACTTTCCAGCCAGGAAAAAAGGACGATATTCTATTCTGAACTAAAAAGCAGAATGAATAAACAACAAAAGATCAAACAACTCATCCAAAAAATTCAAGATTATGAAACGAAATAATTTATATCTCAGCCTGATATTGGTGGTATTTACCCTTTTTTCCTGCACCCATCGATCTTACCGAATGCAAACCCAAGTCAACCGGGACGGTTCTTGTGTCCGTTCCATTTCGGTGGAGACCCGGGATTCTGCTTTTATTGCCGGAGATACGACTGCGAATCCGCTTCCTATCCAACTCGACACGACCTGGACCGTCGAATGCTATAACGGACAACAAAAAGTAACATGGCCTGTTGTAAATTTCGCTTTATTCCAAACAGATACATTACCCCGCCTGACAATTGTCGCTTCCCGTCGCTTCCCGTCAGTCGAGGCCATGGCTGAAAATTTTCATTTTAATCACGGATTATGGAGTGTTTGTAAACCTTCTATCATTTTCAAGAAGGAATTCAGATGGTTTTACACCTATTATTCTTATACCGAAACCTATCCCCCATTTTCAGTCCTCACCAAGATTCCGTTGGATCATTATCTTACCTCCGAGGAACAGACACTATGGTTTCAGGGAAATGATCCGGCTTTTCAAGGGAAAAACGGCACTGAACTATGCGATTTATTGTCAAAAATCGAACCTAAAGCCTATCTTTGGCTAAATCACAATCTTTTTGCCGAAAGTTATGCAGCTATCGACCGGCTTCTTCCCGACCATCCGTTCAAAAACCGTTTCGAAGCTGCCAGAGACTCTATTTTCCGGCTGAACCAGGACAAATACGATGCCCTCGATGCAAAACTTCCCGAGATGTTGGACAACTATTTTAAAACCGATTATTTTAGCCGGCACGGACAACGGATAGACTCACTCGACGACCCGGAATTAAACCATAAACTCGATTCTCTGGATCTCTATGAAATTACTTTTCAATATGAATTGCTCTTACCGGGAAAAATTCTCTCGAGCAACACCCGGCAAACCACCGCAGGTAAACTGTCCTGGCAACTCGATGCCTATCGTTTCCTGCCGCAAGATTACGTCATGACAGCGCAATCCCGTGCAATAAATGTATGGGCTTTCGCCCTTACTGCCCTTTTGCTGCTCACCGCCCTATATTTTATATGGAAAAGAAAGTGAAATACTATTTTTTGTATAAATTTGTTACAATACCATATCCTTTATTGCTATGCTTAGATCCGCCCATCAACAATCTATTACAAATAGAGGAGATGAATTTGAACGTTTAGATGAAATTATTAAGCAAAATAAGGATTTTCAATTCTACTTTGATTATACTCATAATTTTTTTAAACTAAATCCTCTTATTCCTCGTAGTCAAACATTTCTAATTGAAGATAATAAAATTTTATGTGGTTCTCCTCTCGATAATAAAATGATAATGAATATATTTATCGATTATATAAAGAATTAAATATGAAAAAAACAGTTTATATATGTTTATTACTATTGGTATTATCTTGTACCTCCAGAGAAAAACCATATTCATGTAAACTAGTTGAGTTACAAGATTTAAATACTTTTCCTGTCATCGATTTAACACCGACTTCTATCGCATTAACGGATACGACATTATTGAATCCTGAAAAAATCTGGATTTCAGATACCTTATTGATTATCAAAGATGCAGAAACGGACGAGAATAAATTCTTGAAATATTATTCCCTAAATTCTTTCCATTTATTAAAAACCTACGGAAGTATAGGACGGGGACCCAATGAATATCTAACGCCGAGGGTTTACCGGCATTCCCCGAATAAATTTCTTATTATTGAAAAACTAAGATATACTTTATTTTGTACCGATAGCTTATTCTCCAATCCTCTATACACCCCAGAGAAAATCAATGTCAGAGTGGGATTGACAGCTGCGGATTGTGTATATTTAATCAACGATTCGACCATTTTTGCAAATTCAGGTATGTCCGATTATCAATTTTCCATTGCCAATATTTCCAGTAATCGATATTTATTAAATTACAAGAATTATCCTTCCATAATAAAAGAAAAAAAGATTACCGATTTTATAGCCAATTCGAATATCTATCATGCATTTTACATATTGAAACCGAATACGATGGATTCTGTTGCCATTATTTACAGGCATTTCCCCATCATCGATATTATTTCATTAAATAATTTAGAATCGACCCGTTACCAATTTCCCATCGATAAATCTGTAAATAAAGTTACCGTCCTGGACAAATTAAATGCCCGGGTTGAAGAGGAAGTCAACTACTATAAAAACTATTTCAGCACGGACAACTATATCTATTTATTATACTGCGATTCTAAAAATAAAGATTTATCGATCTCCAATAATAATTTTGAAATACACCAATTCGACTGGCAGGGCCGTTTTTTGAAAAGATATCGTTTGAACCGTTATATTTTAAGCTTCTGTGTCGATGAAAAATCCAACCGAATATACGCAATCAGTTTCCAAAACAATAAGAATTTCTCTCCGGAGATACTCTGTTATTCGTTATCTTCAACGAATTAAGGATATTTGCGAAAACGGGGAAATCTGTCATCCGAATTTAATTACGTACCTTTCCCAACACCAATACAGGATTATCATCATCGGCTATTGCATTATACCAATCATGGTAAGGGGAATTTGCTGATTTTATCCTTTCCCGAAATTTCATTGCAGAAAAAGATTGACAAAGATAATGCTCAGAAACTTCGAACAGATAATCCTCCAATTCAAAGTCAAGGTCGTCGAAATAAATACTCTTTACTTTGAATAAACCATCGTTCAGTTTATCGAATACATAAGTTTCAGGATCCCGGTTTTCGTCGTAAGTAATTATATTTTTACCAAATCTGGAATCAGCCATCCGGATGAATAAACGATCGAATAAGATGAACCGAGAAGTTTCAACTATCATTTCAATTTCTTCTCCTTTTTCATCAGGCTTGAATTCTTTCAAATAATATCCTGCATGAAAATAATATTCGGGTTTTCTTGTATCGGCAGTTATCCGATACAAAGTATCCGTTATCCCTGACATATAGTGAACAAATCCTCCCGCTATCCCCAGATAAGAATGATTCTTCTGACGCTCCTCCCGACAAGTCTCTTTTTTAATCCCTCCCAGGAATTGTCCGGAAGAAGTAAGGGCATAAATTTCATAGGCTGCATCTTTCAATAACAAAGGAATACAATAAAGAACCGAATCACCGGCCAGTATCATCTTCTTCGGAAATCCGTAAATTCCGGGCAGGGAATTTTCATATTCTCCATTTTTCAAATTAATTACCTGGATACTATTTTGCCTTCCATAATCCGAAAAATACAATCGTTCGCCCGGTTCATCTACTGTGAGGGCTATAATATTCTGATATTCGCCCGGAGCACGTCCATAAGAAGCCAATTTACGGATATAAGTACCATCGGCGGCGAACTGATACATTTCTTCGTTTCCGTAAGTAATAATATACTTCTCTCCGGCCCATACCCGAAAATAATCGTTTAACAAAGCCTCTTCTTTCGTCTCCAAACGCACTAACCGGCTCTCACCGACCAATTGACTCCATTTCAAAACAGTGTCCTTTTCCACAGCTCTTGTATCCAGTCGTTTCACCCCGGAGCCGTTACCACATCCCACTACCACCCAAATAATCATCGAAATCAGAATATCTTTAAGCATAAATCGTGAACGCTTTATCCTGTACTGAAACTAACACCCAAATTCACATCCGAAAAAAATACCATCCTCTGAGAGAAGATGGTATCTTATTTCAGATTTTCAAAAATCAAATTTTATGGATTACTAAACCGGAACGAAGTTTCGGTTCGAACCAGGTAGTTTTCGGCGGCATGATATTACCGGTATCGGCAATATTCAGCAACTGTTCCATAGAAACCGGATACAGAGCGAAAGCCACTTTCATCTCCCCGCTGTCTACGCGTTTTTTCAGTTCACCTAATCCACGTATCCCCCCCACGAAATCGATTCGTTTAGAGGTACGCAAATCCTGAATATCGAGGATATCGGCCAACACATGTTTGGAAAGAATGGTCACATCCAATACTCCGATCGGATCGTTGTCATCATACGAACCTGCTTTAGCGGTCAGACGATACCACTTACCGCCCAGATACATACTGAACTCGTGCAATTTTGCCGGATGATAAATCTCGGTACCCATTTCCTTTACTTCGAAATGAGCGTTCAATTTCTCGAGCAACTGAGCTTCGGTCAGACCATTCAGATCTTTCACTACCCGGTTGTAATCGATAATCTTCAGCTGATGGTCGGGGAAATGTACGGCCATAAAGAAGTTGTACTCTTCTTTACCGGTATGATTCGGATTCTTTGCTGTATATTCGGCACCGATACGGGCAGCTGCAGCTGTACGGTGGTGTCCGTCGGCCACATAGGTGTTCGGCACTTTCGTTGCGAACAACTCTTCCAACCGTTTATTGGTTTCCGGACAGTTGATCGCCCAAAAATGGTGTCCGAACCCGTCTTCTGCCACAAAATCGTAGTCTGCTTTCTGATTCTTCACAATATCTTCAACGATAGCGTCAATTTCAGGCACGGCACGATAGGCAAAAAATACCGGTTCCAGGTTAGCATTCACATAACGGGTCAGCACCATCCGGTCCTCTTCTTTATCGGGACGGGTGAGTTCATGTTTTTTAATCACCCCGTTCATATAATCCTCACAGGCAGCACAACCGACAATACCGTATTGGGTACGGCCTTCCATGGTCTGAGCATAAATATAAAATTTCGCTTCCGGATCCTGTACCAACCATCCCTTGTCCTGAAACATTTTGAAATTTTCGACACTCTTATTGTAAACTTCTTCCGAGTGGATATCCGTTCCGGCAGGGCAATCGATTTCGGCCCGGGTAACATGCAGCAATGATTTCGGTTTTCCTGCAGCCATCTGTGCAGCTTCTTCCGAATTCATCACGTCATACGGGAGGCAAGCCAATTCCTCGCATACTTCCTGGTTAGGAGTACGTAAGCCTTTGAATGGTTTTACTATAGCCATAAAAATATTATTTATTTACTTTAAATTTAGCATCTCCATGTTCCAGGAAAGCCACAATTTGACGGGCAGCAGCCAAGCCTGCATTTACATTCGCTTCTTCAGTCTGAGCACCCATTTTCTTCGGAGTAAAGAAATAACGGCCTTCGAACTGGGCATATTCAGCGGCATTGTCCGGAGCGATATCGGAAATATATTTGAAATCGGGACGATCGGCCATCAATTTCACCAATTCTTCTTCATTGATCACTTCCTTACGGGCAGTGTTGATCAATACAGCTCCTTTCGGCATGCGATTCAACAATTCATAATTGATCGATTTCTTTGTCTTCTCGGTAGCCGGGATATGCAGAGATACATAATCACACATCGCATACATTTCTTCGGCAGAATGCAACGGAGTAGCCCCCGCAGCCTTGATTTGTTCATCGGTCATGAACGGGTCGAAAGCATACACTTCCATTCCGAAGCCTTTGGCAATACGTCCCACGTTTTGTCCCACGTTTCCGTAAGCATGTACACCGATTTTCTTTCCTTTCAGTTCATGCCCGGATTTACCGTTATAGAAATTACGAGCCAGATAAACAGCCATACCGAATACCAATTCAGCCACAGCATTCGAGTTCTGTCCCGGAGTATTCATAGCCACTACGCCATGATCGGTACAAGCCTGCAGGTCGATATTATCATAACCGGCTCCGGCACGTACAATTACTTTCAGTTTTTTAGCAGCATCGATCACTTCTTTTGTCGCTTTATCCGAACGGATGATCATAGCATCTACGTCGGCAACAGCAGCGATCAATTCTTCCGGAGAAGTATATTTTTCCAATAAAGCCAATTCATAACCCTGAGCTTCCACGATTTCGCGGATACCTTTTACTGCCACCGGAGCAAAAGGTTTATCGGTTGCAATCAGAACCTTTGTCATAACTACCAAAATTTACGATTAAGATTTACAATTTACGAGAGGCCTCAGCACGGTCGTAAATCGTAAATCTTTCATCTGAATTAATATTATTTATTTTTTATGTGCTTTTTCAAATTCCTGCATGGCAGCAATCAAAGCATTTACATCTTCCATCGTACAAGCATTGTAGGTAGAAGCACGGAAACCACCCACCAAACGGTGACCTTTCACGCCTACGATGTTTTTAGATTTACAGAAATCCAAAAATTCTTTCTCCAGTTCTTCATATCCTTCGGCTAACAAGAACGGAATATTCATACGAGAACGTGAACCTTCTTCAACAACAGCACGGAATACCGTATTGCGGTCGAATTCGCTGTACAATGCATTGCATCTTTCGATAGCACGTCTTTCCATAGCTTCAACACCGCCCATTTGTTTGATCCATTTCAGGGTCTGACCAACGGCAAAGATATTGATACAAGGAGGGGTATTGAACATAGATCCGTTATCGACATGAGTCTGATATTTCAGCATGGTCGGGATCTTGCGGTCAGCCACTACTTTATCCAGATAGTCGTTACGGATAATCACGAAAGTAGCACCGGCAGGTCCTAAGTTCTTCTGGCATCCGCCATAGATCATCATATATTTTTTTACGTCGATCGGACGACTACAAATATCGGACGACATATCGGCAATCAAGGGCACAGGGCTATCCAGATCTTCGAAAATCTCGGTACCACGGATCGTATTATTCGATGTAATATGCAGATAATCGACATCGGCAGGAATCTGGAATCCTTTCGGATAATAAGTAAAATTCCGGTCCTCAGAAGAAGCGATCACTTCAACTTCACCCCAAAGTTTAGCCTCAGCGATTGCTTTTTTAGACCAAACGCCGGTATTCACATAAGCCGCTTTTTTACCCAGGAAATTGTAAGGAATCATGCAGAACTGCATACTGGCACCACCACCCAAGAAAATAACAGAATAATTATCGGGGATATTCAACACTTCTTTGAACAGGGCGACAGTCTCATCATAAACAGCCTGAAAATCAGCTGAACGGTGAGATACTTCCAGAATAGACTGGCCACAATTCCCTAATTCCATCACAGCTTTTGCCGTATTTTCCAATGTCATATCCGGCAACTTACAAGGACCTGCGTTAAAAATATGT
Coding sequences within it:
- a CDS encoding ABC transporter permease, with translation MNKTLIIIGREFTTRVRKRSFLVLTLVVPILLAGFYAFLMWMLLKDDTQDRKIAVINQSVLETPFEQINNNTFEYLNTPVDESGASEFLRQHDYYALISIPENIMDHPEIPVYSFSQVPMELKNEIAAQLRKKIEDIKRAKVIAESQVPDLEEQLSATQTPVLVRTLKITDSGEAKESSSEVASAIGLIGGMIIYFFIFMYASQVMKGVIEEKTNRIIEVLVSSVKPFQFLLGKIIGVAAVGLVQFLIWVVFGLVLILVMQTFFLPGIDLEALRNAGNLAGGLPDIAGTGNLSAEKMQIIQKVAMTIDPIFIIKFLASFLFYFIGGYLLYASLFAAIGAAVDNETDSQQFLTPLSIILVIGLYIGFAAMKSPESPMVFWSSLIPFTSPIVMLVRIPFGVPTWEILTSMALLIVSFIFFTWLSGKIYRIGILMYGKKVTWKELYKWLKY
- a CDS encoding RNA polymerase sigma factor, whose amino-acid sequence is METLEIQKLIQQSRRQDSYAFSLLVRQYQDFVFRLAFRLLCNYEEAQDITQETFIRVWTHLPQFNLQAKFTTWLYKITVNLCYDSLRSYKKRPIVHDSEIDFLKAYQQLSDENLENKVMNEELIQIILYLTQELTPKQKLIFTLWDLEGLEAEEVKDISGLSSAKIKSNLYLARKYIRERIEKLNL
- a CDS encoding acyl-CoA carboxylase subunit beta, whose amino-acid sequence is MSLKRNILDLRKRKEIVLQGGGEDAIKKQAAMGKLTARERIEGILDKGSFHEYDMFVEHQSKDFDMDKKVLHGDGVVIGTGTVYGEPVAIYAQDFTVAGGSLGLMHARKITKIMDHAIKMRMPIIGINDSGGARIQEGVDSLAGYGEIFFRNTQASGVIPQLSVILGPCAGGAVYSPALTDFVFVVDNISKMFITGPEVVKTVLGEEVSMEDLGGARVHACISGNAHFFASTEAECFEQIKKLLTFIPWNNQRKAKAFPSKAPKAEYNIEKILPADPTQPYDVRDIIKAVADDSDFFEVQQDFAQNIVVGFGRVDGETIGFVANQPLVLAGVLDCDSADKAGRFIRFCDAFNIPIVTFEDMPGYLPGVEQEHMGVIRHGAKVLYAYSEATVPKVTVILRKAYGGGYIAMNSRHLKADFMFAWPTAEIAVMGPEGAANIIFRKEIKESANPEETRKQKVAEYREKFANPYVAASKGYIDSVIEPSETRLLLKHSIEVSGNKTVMTPAKKHGIPPF
- a CDS encoding 6-bladed beta-propeller encodes the protein MLKDILISMIIWVVVGCGNGSGVKRLDTRAVEKDTVLKWSQLVGESRLVRLETKEEALLNDYFRVWAGEKYIITYGNEEMYQFAADGTYIRKLASYGRAPGEYQNIIALTVDEPGERLYFSDYGRQNSIQVINLKNGEYENSLPGIYGFPKKMILAGDSVLYCIPLLLKDAAYEIYALTSSGQFLGGIKKETCREERQKNHSYLGIAGGFVHYMSGITDTLYRITADTRKPEYYFHAGYYLKEFKPDEKGEEIEMIVETSRFILFDRLFIRMADSRFGKNIITYDENRDPETYVFDKLNDGLFKVKSIYFDDLDFELEDYLFEVSEHYLCQSFSAMKFRERIKSANSPYHDWYNAIADDDNPVLVLGKVRN
- a CDS encoding 3-phosphoglycerate dehydrogenase, giving the protein MTKVLIATDKPFAPVAVKGIREIVEAQGYELALLEKYTSPEELIAAVADVDAMIIRSDKATKEVIDAAKKLKVIVRAGAGYDNIDLQACTDHGVVAMNTPGQNSNAVAELVFGMAVYLARNFYNGKSGHELKGKKIGVHAYGNVGQNVGRIAKGFGMEVYAFDPFMTDEQIKAAGATPLHSAEEMYAMCDYVSLHIPATEKTKKSINYELLNRMPKGAVLINTARKEVINEEELVKLMADRPDFKYISDIAPDNAAEYAQFEGRYFFTPKKMGAQTEEANVNAGLAAARQIVAFLEHGDAKFKVNK
- a CDS encoding DUF1015 domain-containing protein, which encodes MAIVKPFKGLRTPNQEVCEELACLPYDVMNSEEAAQMAAGKPKSLLHVTRAEIDCPAGTDIHSEEVYNKSVENFKMFQDKGWLVQDPEAKFYIYAQTMEGRTQYGIVGCAACEDYMNGVIKKHELTRPDKEEDRMVLTRYVNANLEPVFFAYRAVPEIDAIVEDIVKNQKADYDFVAEDGFGHHFWAINCPETNKRLEELFATKVPNTYVADGHHRTAAAARIGAEYTAKNPNHTGKEEYNFFMAVHFPDHQLKIIDYNRVVKDLNGLTEAQLLEKLNAHFEVKEMGTEIYHPAKLHEFSMYLGGKWYRLTAKAGSYDDNDPIGVLDVTILSKHVLADILDIQDLRTSKRIDFVGGIRGLGELKKRVDSGEMKVAFALYPVSMEQLLNIADTGNIMPPKTTWFEPKLRSGLVIHKI
- a CDS encoding BF3164 family lipoprotein — protein: MKKTVYICLLLLVLSCTSREKPYSCKLVELQDLNTFPVIDLTPTSIALTDTTLLNPEKIWISDTLLIIKDAETDENKFLKYYSLNSFHLLKTYGSIGRGPNEYLTPRVYRHSPNKFLIIEKLRYTLFCTDSLFSNPLYTPEKINVRVGLTAADCVYLINDSTIFANSGMSDYQFSIANISSNRYLLNYKNYPSIIKEKKITDFIANSNIYHAFYILKPNTMDSVAIIYRHFPIIDIISLNNLESTRYQFPIDKSVNKVTVLDKLNARVEEEVNYYKNYFSTDNYIYLLYCDSKNKDLSISNNNFEIHQFDWQGRFLKRYRLNRYILSFCVDEKSNRIYAISFQNNKNFSPEILCYSLSSTN
- a CDS encoding ABC transporter ATP-binding protein, which produces MSFFVAKNIIKNYANHRALDDVSIEIPEGAIYGLLGPNGAGKTSLIRIINQITGPDSGELYFKDHKLEPADMNRIGYLPEERGLYKKMKVGEQAVYLARLKGVSRHDAIQQLKAWFEKFGIEAWWDRKVEELSKGMAQKVQFITTVLHEPEMLIFDEPFSGFDPINVELLKKEILELRKKGTTIIFSTHNMASVEEICSHIALINKSKKIIEGPINQIRNKYANNTYRLICKYQPDFHPQEVIGEEYELLSEKIEDGQHELVLQRLAACPTNTLLRRLLDKTDIISYQKVIPGMNDIFIKLVKGEMVNDIKQEE
- a CDS encoding acyl-CoA carboxylase biotin carboxyl carrier protein subunit, translated to MTVKYEKFLLNGVEYKTQLTQKWVNRKKWEEPNPYLLTSHIPGTIMQIEVKEGQEVQEGDVLLILQAMKMNNKLAAPFSGKIKKIYVNSGDKIPKGTLMIEMEENEAV